A region of Pelagicoccus sp. SDUM812003 DNA encodes the following proteins:
- a CDS encoding amidohydrolase family protein — protein sequence MLPGLIESHAHLFLEGAELDFEKRKAYLKQSPTMLLAKAILRLEKLLKLGITAYRDAGDKDGVGIALSKLYRSPSHPAMPYVESPGPAIHHRGRYGSFMAEPIEDHAHPASVVEHRIKLGADRIKLIPTGIINFKKGLVTAKPQMDAQEVKAFTEAAKERGKQTFAHASGSDGIQNAIDGGVDSVEHGFFITDEQLARMRDLDIAWTPTFAPVQVQVDEAERMGWDQTVVSHLRRILESHSRSLAKAQARGVKIVAGSDAGSCGVGHGTHFLSELELMEQAGLSPLQVINSATGVPASRLGFSERFGSLTAGCKPRFILTEHDPLACVSQLRLPKITHFDGREFVGSESDDISGL from the coding sequence ATTCTCCCGGGCCTGATCGAATCGCACGCCCACTTGTTCCTTGAAGGAGCGGAGCTGGACTTCGAAAAACGCAAAGCCTACCTGAAGCAATCTCCCACCATGCTGCTCGCAAAGGCGATCCTGCGCCTCGAAAAGCTGCTGAAACTCGGTATCACCGCGTATCGAGACGCTGGCGACAAGGACGGCGTAGGCATCGCCCTGAGCAAGCTCTACCGTTCCCCGAGCCATCCAGCGATGCCTTATGTTGAAAGCCCCGGGCCCGCCATTCACCACCGAGGACGCTACGGATCCTTCATGGCCGAACCGATCGAAGATCATGCCCATCCCGCTAGTGTGGTCGAACACCGAATCAAGCTAGGGGCAGATCGTATCAAACTTATCCCTACAGGAATCATCAACTTCAAGAAAGGCCTCGTCACAGCGAAACCTCAGATGGACGCGCAAGAAGTCAAGGCCTTCACCGAAGCGGCCAAGGAGCGAGGGAAGCAGACCTTCGCCCACGCGTCAGGCTCGGATGGGATCCAAAACGCTATCGATGGCGGCGTGGACTCTGTCGAGCACGGCTTCTTCATCACCGACGAGCAGCTCGCCCGGATGCGAGATCTCGACATCGCATGGACGCCGACCTTCGCTCCCGTTCAGGTCCAAGTGGACGAAGCGGAACGCATGGGATGGGACCAAACCGTCGTTTCCCATTTGCGGCGCATCCTCGAAAGCCATTCGCGCAGCCTGGCGAAGGCGCAGGCACGAGGCGTCAAAATCGTCGCCGGCAGCGACGCTGGCAGCTGCGGCGTGGGTCATGGCACGCATTTCCTCTCCGAGCTGGAGCTGATGGAGCAGGCCGGCCTCAGTCCGCTTCAGGTCATCAACTCGGCCACTGGCGTACCGGCTTCCCGACTCGGCTTCAGCGAGCGTTTCGGCAGTTTGACGGCGGGCTGCAAGCCACGCTTCATCCTCACCGAGCACGATCCGCTGGCCTGCGTTTCCCAGCTAAGGCTGCCCAAGATCACTCACTTCGATGGCCGCGAATTCGTCGGATCGGAGTCCGACGACATCAGCGGGCTCTAG
- a CDS encoding DNA topoisomerase IV subunit B — protein MAESNYTESSIKSLSPREHIRLRPGMYIGKLGDGSSPDDGIYVLIKEIIDNSIDEHTSGHGNRIDITIQDETVTVRDYGRGIPLGKVVDCVSVINTGAKYDSETFQKSVGLNGVGTKAVNFLSETFSAAAFREGKTKRADFEHGELVNDGRKTKSDEKDGTFVQFVPDHSIFKNYTFRLEYVEAMLWNYAYLNTGLTLSLNGETFKSENGLKDLLQDNLSGDILYPIIHLKGDDIEVAITHGTHYSEEYFSFVNGQHTTMGGTHQAAFREAIVKTIREFFNKNYDPADVRTSIISAISIRVQEPVFESQTKTKLGSQNIAPKGPSIRNFVNTFIKKELDDHLHRYPQTAKALQQKIVSSEKERKELSGIRKLAREKAKKVNLHNKKLRDCRAHFNTKHKQAEDATLFIVEGDSAGGSITKTRDVNTQAVFSLKGKPLNAFGLSKKIVYQNDEFNCLQSALDIEDGLDTLRYNKVVIATDADVDGMHIRMLLLTFFLQFFPDLIRQGHLYILQTPLFRVRNKKSTIYCYSESEKEKALKQLGKTAEITRFKGLGEASPDEFATFIGPDMKLDPVTMSHLHNIDELLSFYMGKNTPQRQEFIIENLRIEKDVIETAEAV, from the coding sequence ATGGCAGAATCGAACTATACCGAGTCGAGCATCAAGTCCCTCAGTCCCCGAGAACACATCCGCCTTCGCCCTGGCATGTACATTGGCAAGCTTGGCGACGGCTCCTCTCCAGACGACGGTATCTACGTGCTCATCAAGGAAATCATCGACAACTCGATCGATGAGCATACCTCCGGACACGGCAATCGGATCGATATCACCATCCAGGACGAAACCGTCACCGTGCGCGATTACGGTCGTGGCATCCCGCTGGGCAAAGTGGTCGACTGCGTTTCCGTCATCAACACCGGAGCCAAGTACGATTCCGAAACCTTTCAGAAGTCCGTCGGCCTAAACGGCGTCGGCACCAAGGCGGTCAACTTCCTCTCCGAAACCTTCAGCGCAGCCGCCTTCCGCGAAGGCAAGACCAAACGGGCTGATTTCGAGCACGGCGAGCTGGTCAACGACGGGCGCAAAACCAAGTCCGACGAAAAGGACGGCACCTTCGTGCAGTTCGTGCCCGACCACAGCATCTTCAAAAACTACACGTTTCGCCTCGAATACGTGGAGGCGATGCTCTGGAACTACGCCTACCTCAACACCGGCCTCACCCTCTCGCTCAACGGAGAAACCTTCAAGTCGGAGAACGGGCTGAAGGACCTGCTGCAGGACAACCTCTCAGGCGACATTCTCTACCCCATCATCCACTTGAAGGGAGACGATATCGAAGTCGCCATCACTCACGGGACGCACTACAGCGAGGAGTACTTCTCGTTCGTGAACGGCCAGCACACCACCATGGGCGGCACCCATCAGGCCGCGTTCCGCGAAGCGATCGTCAAGACCATACGCGAGTTCTTCAACAAGAACTACGATCCGGCGGACGTGCGCACCTCCATCATATCCGCAATCTCAATACGCGTGCAGGAGCCGGTGTTCGAGTCGCAAACGAAAACCAAGCTCGGCTCCCAGAACATCGCCCCCAAAGGGCCTTCCATTCGCAACTTCGTCAACACCTTCATCAAGAAGGAACTCGACGACCACCTCCACCGCTACCCGCAGACCGCCAAGGCCCTGCAGCAGAAGATCGTCTCTTCCGAAAAGGAGCGCAAGGAGCTCTCCGGCATCCGCAAGCTTGCTCGCGAAAAAGCCAAAAAGGTCAACCTGCACAACAAGAAGCTTCGCGACTGTAGGGCCCATTTCAATACGAAGCACAAGCAAGCGGAAGACGCCACGCTTTTCATAGTGGAGGGTGATTCCGCAGGCGGATCCATCACCAAGACTCGGGACGTCAACACCCAAGCAGTCTTCTCGCTCAAGGGCAAACCGCTCAACGCTTTCGGACTGAGCAAGAAGATCGTGTATCAGAACGATGAATTCAACTGCCTGCAAAGCGCCCTGGATATCGAGGACGGACTGGATACGCTGCGCTACAACAAGGTCGTCATCGCCACCGACGCCGACGTCGACGGCATGCACATCCGCATGCTGCTGCTCACCTTCTTCCTGCAGTTCTTCCCAGATTTGATACGTCAAGGGCACCTGTACATCCTCCAGACGCCCCTCTTCCGCGTCAGAAACAAGAAAAGCACCATCTACTGCTACTCGGAATCCGAGAAGGAAAAAGCCCTGAAGCAGCTGGGAAAGACCGCGGAGATCACCCGCTTCAAGGGCCTCGGAGAAGCCTCACCCGACGAATTCGCCACCTTCATTGGGCCGGATATGAAGCTCGATCCCGTCACCATGTCCCACCTGCACAACATCGACGAACTGCTCTCCTTCTACATGGGTAAGAACACGCCGCAGCGACAGGAGTTCATCATCGAGAACCTGCGCATCGAAAAAGACGTCATAGAGACGGCGGAAGCCGTATAA
- a CDS encoding DNA gyrase/topoisomerase IV subunit A — protein sequence MSDDSQDELDLPAGGEESESPEKSGNAKAPLASNYQSWFLDYASYVILDRAVPALNDGLKPVQRRIMYSLNELDDGRYNKVANVVGHAMRYHPHGDASIYSAMVGMGQRNLLIDTQGNWGNTLTGDGAAAARYIEARLSPFAREVVFNPKTTNWQLSYDGRNKEPINLPVKFPLLLAEGCEGIAVGLACKILPHNFNEIIDAAIAYLNKEEFELYPDFETGGVADFTNYNDGLRGGRILVRAVFEKLSKYQIAIREIPFGCTTGSLIDSIISANSKGKIKIKKIEDNTSDKAEILITLPPGSDADATIDALYVFTDCQVSIAPNSCIIENDTPYFLPVSEILQRSTDNVKGLLKRELEIKLAELEEKWHFDSLERIFIEERIYRRIEECETWEAVISEIHKGLDPFKSQLKREVTDDDVARLTEIRIKRISKYNSFKANEEIKKTEKGIRETKRHLRSLVKFTIAYFEALKEKYGKGRERRTRIESFETIKAAEVALPTEKLYVNREDGFIGFSLKKDEFLCECSQLDDVIAFSSDGTFRVSRVADKVFMGKDIVHVAVWKKGDEETIYDMVYRDGPRGSSFVKRFVVNAVTRDKVYDLTKGSKGSRVHYFRANADGSTRPIKVRLTPTCSARIKEFDFDLGELTVKGRASKGNLLTKYAIKSVRAHFNTEL from the coding sequence ATGTCGGACGACTCCCAAGACGAACTTGACCTGCCCGCAGGCGGCGAAGAGAGCGAATCTCCCGAAAAGTCGGGAAACGCCAAAGCGCCTCTCGCCTCCAACTACCAGAGCTGGTTCCTCGACTACGCCTCCTACGTCATCCTCGATCGCGCCGTTCCCGCGCTGAACGACGGCCTCAAGCCCGTGCAGCGTCGCATCATGTACTCGCTCAACGAGCTCGACGACGGACGCTACAACAAGGTCGCCAACGTGGTCGGTCACGCCATGCGCTACCATCCGCACGGCGACGCCTCCATCTACTCGGCCATGGTGGGCATGGGACAGCGTAACCTGTTGATCGATACGCAGGGCAACTGGGGAAACACGCTCACCGGTGACGGAGCCGCGGCGGCTCGTTACATCGAGGCGCGCCTTTCCCCCTTCGCCCGCGAAGTCGTCTTCAATCCCAAGACCACCAATTGGCAACTCTCCTACGACGGACGCAACAAGGAGCCGATCAATCTTCCGGTCAAATTTCCGCTGCTTCTCGCCGAAGGCTGCGAGGGCATCGCGGTCGGCCTCGCCTGCAAGATCCTGCCGCATAACTTCAACGAGATCATCGACGCCGCCATCGCCTACCTGAACAAGGAGGAGTTCGAACTGTATCCAGATTTCGAAACGGGCGGAGTTGCCGACTTCACCAACTACAACGACGGCCTGCGCGGCGGTCGCATTCTGGTTCGCGCGGTTTTCGAAAAACTGTCGAAGTACCAGATCGCCATCCGAGAGATTCCCTTCGGCTGCACCACCGGTTCGCTCATCGACTCCATCATATCCGCGAACTCCAAGGGCAAGATCAAGATCAAGAAGATCGAGGACAACACCTCGGACAAAGCGGAAATCCTCATCACCCTGCCGCCAGGATCCGACGCGGACGCCACCATCGACGCTCTCTACGTCTTCACCGACTGCCAGGTCTCGATCGCTCCTAACTCCTGTATCATTGAGAATGATACGCCCTACTTCCTGCCCGTTTCGGAAATCCTCCAACGCTCGACCGACAACGTAAAGGGGTTGCTGAAGCGCGAGCTGGAGATCAAGCTCGCCGAGCTCGAGGAGAAGTGGCACTTCGACTCGCTGGAACGCATCTTCATCGAGGAGCGCATCTACCGACGCATCGAAGAGTGCGAGACCTGGGAAGCGGTCATTTCAGAAATCCACAAAGGACTCGACCCGTTCAAGAGCCAGCTCAAGCGAGAGGTCACCGATGACGACGTGGCTCGATTGACCGAAATCCGCATCAAGCGCATTTCCAAATACAACTCCTTCAAGGCCAACGAGGAAATCAAGAAAACCGAGAAGGGAATTCGCGAGACCAAGCGCCACTTGCGCTCGCTGGTCAAGTTCACCATCGCCTACTTCGAAGCCCTGAAGGAGAAATACGGCAAAGGGCGGGAACGCCGCACCCGTATCGAAAGTTTCGAGACGATCAAGGCCGCCGAGGTCGCGCTGCCCACCGAGAAGCTCTACGTCAACCGCGAGGATGGCTTCATCGGCTTCTCCCTCAAGAAGGACGAGTTTCTGTGCGAATGCTCGCAGCTTGACGACGTCATCGCCTTCAGCTCCGACGGCACCTTCCGCGTTTCCCGCGTGGCCGACAAGGTTTTCATGGGCAAGGATATCGTGCACGTCGCCGTCTGGAAGAAAGGGGACGAAGAAACGATCTACGACATGGTCTATCGCGACGGTCCGCGCGGATCGTCCTTCGTGAAGCGCTTCGTGGTGAACGCCGTCACCCGCGACAAGGTCTACGACCTGACGAAGGGCTCCAAAGGGTCCAGGGTCCACTATTTTCGAGCCAATGCGGACGGCTCCACGCGCCCGATCAAGGTGCGCCTCACGCCGACCTGCAGCGCCCGCATCAAGGAGTTCGATTTCGACCTCGGCGAGCTCACCGTGAAGGGGCGAGCCAGCAAAGGGAACCTGCTCACCAAATACGCCATCAAATCGGTACGCGCCCACTTCAATACCGAACTGTAG
- a CDS encoding tetratricopeptide repeat protein produces the protein MPDIVAETLAKAISLEHEGKPDAALKIYEEAIGSGAEEVLLHSNRGLLLDRMGKVELALADFRKANLISPNFRDHYNAGNMLMKLDRFEDALSEFEASLSYRNDYPDCWANKGIAHHALSQLEEARESFDRALQLNPDFAPAHRCLAILHRSLGRDSLAIGHFKKAAEAAPENANAWFEYGCALYKALDGETVSFDPSGPEGQAVNAFDRVIELAPANAGAWGRKIGVLFRLADAAQAADAQASDEAPQLVQLILADLASTLTLAREQFPHDDWFAKRQQDLANFQQDSP, from the coding sequence ATGCCCGACATCGTCGCCGAAACGCTCGCCAAGGCCATCTCCCTGGAGCACGAGGGCAAGCCCGACGCTGCGCTGAAGATCTACGAAGAGGCGATCGGATCGGGAGCGGAGGAGGTTTTGCTGCACAGCAACCGCGGCCTCCTTCTGGATCGCATGGGCAAGGTGGAGCTCGCCTTGGCCGACTTCCGCAAGGCGAACCTCATATCGCCCAACTTTCGCGACCACTACAATGCGGGAAACATGCTGATGAAACTCGATCGCTTCGAGGACGCGCTCTCGGAATTCGAAGCGTCGCTTTCCTACCGAAACGACTACCCGGACTGCTGGGCCAACAAAGGCATCGCTCACCACGCGCTCTCGCAGCTCGAAGAGGCCCGCGAATCCTTCGACCGGGCCCTGCAGCTCAATCCAGACTTCGCGCCCGCCCATCGCTGTCTGGCGATCCTGCATCGCTCCCTCGGACGCGACTCGCTGGCCATCGGACACTTCAAAAAGGCTGCCGAAGCGGCGCCGGAAAACGCCAACGCTTGGTTCGAATACGGCTGCGCGCTCTACAAGGCGCTCGACGGCGAAACGGTCTCCTTCGATCCCTCCGGACCCGAGGGCCAGGCCGTCAACGCCTTCGATCGCGTGATCGAGCTCGCCCCTGCAAACGCCGGCGCTTGGGGCCGAAAGATCGGCGTGCTCTTTCGGCTAGCCGACGCCGCTCAAGCGGCCGACGCGCAAGCTTCCGACGAAGCCCCGCAGCTGGTGCAGCTGATCCTGGCGGATCTGGCCTCGACGCTGACCCTGGCCAGGGAGCAGTTTCCCCACGACGACTGGTTCGCGAAGCGCCAGCAGGATCTTGCGAATTTCCAGCAAGATTCGCCCTAG
- a CDS encoding ATP-binding protein — translation MPTSTQSSPSVRRCLALLASACIAFFASAQAERDSFLGSPYFSVYEPTSIGSQHGLNHISIDPFGRILVASGANVLAFDGNVWLTYTPKELSVSQESFSIHTIGLAPNGKLYASTTTGIHQLSFAAGKRYELRSIADVEQHHHQGVSTLLELVTDGDIFYFYGQGSIAELDTATESVRFVQETSSSIASAALHQNSLYAFGVDGKALKREGNQWRALGSGEILRYREGIRSAESWPGVGLLLGPDISGLQRLDEEAGIVPWPSEIDQLETHRILDMEPISDQVLALSVANNGIFLINRKGEVIQCLSRSIDYRFGQANHLIHAGNGVVWAISESSVIRVDFLKPLTDISKLLPYATTYPRIFWHRDRMHVVSDSKLVGAITSQGGALLGFERLASELPSRILNAISVEDGILCATVDGVFLLRDDQRAQQIAGVAESTLVVRHPDYPNQAVAIGGQEYRLLKREDGQWRATSFSRPSRGLSYDAVLDKDGVIWLELGVGAVARLEMRPDSFDVRRLGAAEGLANYWVNIWQLGERTLFGVGSDMEYQVWDANTQAFTPVKEKIASGIFRDYPGVTRPVLDSESRLWVPTNSNHVILRMEEDGSISRDTETLASIQNERLLWVRARGEGIWLTGKNKIFHFNTAYEKPLPNLPETSIVSIEDPNTDTLLFDGLSDQLSDERAIAYRNNSLLIHAATPTIAYPHDISHQYRILGKSRYWHRFSTPESLALTNLLEGDYRIQIRAVSNNTYGAPTEFSFTIFPPFYRSAYAYFLYLLTFGILLYIGVRFIRTRAERRNKLLQSVVDLRTRELRVANDELKTLVRKAESATIAKTAFLHNVSHEMRTPLNGIIGPSTLLLRSAKDADSRTLAKLAKESGERLAGIIEKLLLFAEAEGNDLNSDVSSFHIQETLSELLSEFEEIAQQKQLELQLRIEPSTPRYWFGQSAKVRQALRILLENALKFTESGCVNLSAQRITNIKEGEFLVIEVSDTGIGIKKELLKSLFEPFQQGRDKGGNKHSGTGIGLAICQQLVLSMNGQIEVESEEENGALFRITLPQNVLSKNKRQSAI, via the coding sequence TTGCCAACTTCAACTCAAAGCTCGCCCTCGGTTCGACGGTGCCTCGCCCTGCTCGCAAGCGCTTGCATCGCCTTTTTCGCGAGCGCCCAAGCGGAGCGTGACTCCTTCCTCGGCAGCCCCTACTTCTCCGTATACGAACCGACCTCGATCGGGAGCCAGCACGGCCTCAACCACATTTCCATCGATCCGTTCGGTCGCATCCTAGTAGCCAGCGGGGCCAACGTGTTGGCCTTCGACGGCAACGTCTGGCTCACCTACACGCCCAAGGAATTGAGCGTGAGCCAAGAGAGCTTCTCGATCCACACCATCGGGCTGGCTCCGAACGGCAAACTGTACGCGAGCACCACCACCGGCATCCACCAGTTGAGCTTCGCCGCGGGTAAGCGCTACGAGCTCCGGTCCATCGCCGATGTCGAACAGCACCATCACCAAGGGGTATCCACCTTGCTCGAGCTCGTGACGGATGGCGACATCTTCTACTTCTACGGGCAAGGATCCATCGCGGAGCTCGATACCGCCACCGAATCGGTAAGGTTCGTGCAGGAGACGTCCAGTAGCATCGCCAGCGCCGCCTTGCACCAGAACAGCCTCTACGCCTTCGGCGTCGATGGAAAGGCTTTGAAACGAGAGGGAAATCAATGGAGAGCCTTAGGCAGCGGAGAGATATTGCGCTACCGCGAAGGCATACGGTCCGCCGAGTCCTGGCCGGGAGTCGGCCTGCTGCTGGGACCTGACATCAGCGGATTGCAGCGCCTCGACGAGGAAGCCGGCATCGTGCCGTGGCCCAGCGAGATCGACCAGCTGGAAACGCACCGCATCCTGGACATGGAGCCGATCTCAGACCAAGTGCTCGCCCTCTCGGTGGCGAACAACGGCATCTTCCTAATCAACCGAAAGGGCGAAGTCATCCAGTGCCTCAGTCGCAGCATCGACTATCGTTTCGGCCAGGCAAACCACCTGATCCACGCAGGGAACGGCGTAGTTTGGGCCATCTCCGAATCGTCCGTGATCCGAGTCGACTTTCTCAAGCCGCTCACGGATATCTCAAAACTACTCCCCTACGCCACCACCTACCCGCGCATCTTCTGGCATCGCGATCGCATGCATGTGGTTTCCGACTCGAAGCTCGTAGGCGCCATCACCTCCCAAGGCGGGGCCTTGCTGGGATTCGAGCGTCTGGCAAGCGAGCTCCCTAGCAGGATCCTCAATGCGATTTCGGTGGAGGACGGCATCCTTTGCGCCACGGTGGACGGCGTGTTTCTCCTTCGAGACGACCAACGCGCCCAGCAAATAGCCGGCGTGGCCGAGTCGACCTTGGTAGTGCGGCATCCTGACTACCCGAACCAAGCGGTAGCCATCGGAGGCCAAGAGTATCGGCTGCTGAAACGGGAGGATGGGCAATGGAGGGCCACTTCGTTTTCACGTCCCTCACGTGGGTTGAGCTACGACGCGGTTCTGGACAAGGACGGCGTGATTTGGCTCGAACTCGGGGTGGGAGCCGTGGCCCGATTGGAGATGCGTCCGGACTCCTTCGACGTTCGGCGGCTCGGAGCAGCCGAGGGGCTGGCGAACTATTGGGTCAACATTTGGCAACTGGGCGAGCGCACCCTTTTCGGAGTGGGAAGCGACATGGAGTATCAAGTATGGGATGCCAACACCCAAGCGTTCACACCGGTGAAGGAAAAGATAGCGAGCGGAATCTTCAGAGACTATCCTGGCGTCACCCGCCCCGTTCTCGACTCTGAATCAAGATTGTGGGTACCGACCAACTCGAACCACGTGATCCTTAGGATGGAGGAAGACGGCTCGATATCTCGCGATACCGAAACGCTCGCCTCCATACAAAACGAGCGATTGCTCTGGGTCAGAGCGCGCGGCGAAGGGATTTGGCTCACCGGCAAGAACAAGATCTTCCACTTCAATACCGCATACGAAAAGCCGCTGCCGAACCTTCCTGAAACCTCGATTGTGAGTATCGAAGATCCCAACACGGACACCCTTCTCTTCGACGGGCTTTCCGACCAACTCAGCGACGAACGCGCCATCGCCTACCGAAACAACAGTCTGCTGATTCATGCCGCCACTCCCACCATCGCCTACCCCCACGACATCTCGCACCAGTACCGCATCCTGGGGAAGTCTCGCTACTGGCATCGTTTCTCCACGCCGGAAAGCTTGGCATTGACCAACCTGCTCGAAGGCGACTATCGCATTCAGATCCGCGCCGTATCCAACAATACATACGGCGCCCCAACGGAGTTCTCGTTCACCATCTTCCCTCCGTTCTACAGATCAGCGTACGCGTACTTTCTCTATCTTCTCACCTTCGGAATCCTGCTGTACATCGGAGTGCGCTTCATCCGGACTCGAGCCGAGCGACGCAACAAGTTGCTCCAATCCGTAGTCGACCTGCGCACGAGAGAGCTGCGCGTGGCCAACGACGAGCTGAAGACGCTCGTTCGCAAGGCCGAATCCGCGACCATCGCCAAAACCGCTTTCCTTCACAACGTGAGTCACGAGATGAGAACGCCGCTCAACGGAATCATCGGCCCTTCCACCCTATTGCTTAGATCCGCCAAGGACGCCGACAGCAGGACCCTGGCTAAACTCGCCAAGGAATCAGGAGAGAGACTGGCAGGCATTATCGAGAAGCTGCTTCTTTTCGCTGAAGCCGAGGGCAACGACCTAAATTCGGATGTATCCTCTTTCCATATACAGGAAACTCTATCGGAACTGCTCTCGGAATTCGAGGAAATCGCCCAGCAAAAGCAGCTCGAACTTCAGCTTCGCATCGAACCGAGCACGCCCCGATACTGGTTCGGCCAATCAGCGAAAGTTCGTCAGGCTCTTCGCATCCTGCTGGAGAACGCGCTTAAGTTCACCGAATCCGGCTGCGTGAACCTCTCCGCCCAGAGGATAACGAACATCAAGGAAGGCGAGTTTCTGGTGATCGAAGTTTCGGATACGGGAATCGGAATCAAAAAAGAGCTGTTGAAATCTCTGTTCGAACCCTTTCAACAGGGCCGAGACAAGGGAGGCAACAAGCACAGCGGCACTGGCATCGGTCTTGCAATCTGCCAGCAGCTGGTGCTTTCTATGAACGGCCAGATCGAAGTCGAAAGCGAGGAGGAAAACGGAGCGTTGTTTCGTATCACCCTACCACAAAACGTCTTATCCAAAAACAAGCGACAGAGCGCGATCTGA